From the Xylella fastidiosa genome, the window GCGCGTTCGTCTGTGAATAGCTGTATACCGTTTCATACAGAGAAAAAAGTGGGAATATGGATTAAACCTTGTAGAGGAGATCAAGAACCATGCCTTTGCAAAGTACTCTGCTCCTTTCTGGCAGTGCTATCTTTATCTTGTTTTTCTGATTCCACTCTGTTTTAACCTAATTGCTGCAATTAATGTCTTGCAATACATACATGTGATGCTCGATTCGAGCATCATCTGGCCGTGCGGGTAATTCCGCGCATTGGTATCTTGAGCTGATTCGTCCTTCTTCTGGGCCCTTGTACCGTTCCGTCTGGTAGGGTATCTCCCTGCCTGATAAAGGGACGCTTTGTGTGGTATGGAGGCTTCTCGTGCAGACCATTTGGCCGGTCACGGCAGCAATTGGAACGATGTTGTTTCCATATTCAGCAAGCTGTCCTTAGCAGCGCATTGCAGCGTAGTTACTGCTCAGTCTTATCGGACAGGAAAACCCTGTTTTACTGAATACGACAGCGGCCTGATCGTTTTGTAAGTGCTACAGCGTCTATTTTGAAATTAACCCGGATATTTTTTGAAATTAATCTCACTTTTGAAAAAAGTAGTGATATAAATACCTCTCTCCAAGAAGCAGCTGCGTTTAGTCAATGATCGCAGCATTGGAGGAAATAGAAAGCCGATGCTTAGGTATCATCGGTCCACGCACACGGTCGGGGTGCATCTTAATGTCAATGAGTCGAGTGATGAGAGAGTTGACGTATGAAGAAGCTTTAAAAGTTGATGGTCAGGGTGGCGCTGCTGCCGCGTTCCTGGAAGGAGCCGGAGCAGGTGCCCTTGCTGGCCATTTTGTTGGTGGTCCTGTGGGTTGTGCTTTCGGGGCACTGATTGGTGGTGGCATATGTGCTGCCCTGTATTTCCTCTGAATGGATGAGTGCTATCAATGAGTAATGCAATGCGTGAGTTAAAAATCGAAGAGATTGAATGCGTCGTTGGTACCCACGGTGGTACTAGCCAAGGTTTTGCTATGGGTGTTACGATCGGCGCGTGTCTTGGTTTTCTGGCTGGTGGCCCTGTTGGTGCGTTTGCAGGCGCGGTGAGTGGCGGCATGCACGGCGCGATGATGGGGCATTATCTTTTTTGAATTCGGATTGATCTCCTTCAAGGGGTCTAGGACCCGTTCTGGGCCCCTCTTGGTATTGTGCGATCCATGCAAAGGGAAATATTCATGAAGATTCACGGTTTAGATCAGAAGTCCTACATTTTTAGTTTATGTTGCTTGGTTTTTATGCTTGTTGTCACTGATAATAAACCCCTTTTTTTACCGGTTGTGGCGTTTTCTGCCATTCTGGTCACGATAGCCAGGATTGCCGATGCTTCCAGACGCAGGCAGGAAAAAATCCATCCGCCTGAGCACTAATCTGTTGGCGATAAAAACGCTTCTTCAGTGACAAGCGCGTCAATATTGCCTCATGTCGTCTGGATGCAGTGTTGCAGTGACGGATATCTGCCTGTGTGGTGCCTCTGGTCTATGACTGAATGCGGCCCAGGCTCCATCATTGATCTACATCTTTTAGCAACGTGGCGTTGCAGCGCTTTTCTATATCCCCCCGCGTGGAAAGCTTGGTCAATATAAGTTTCCCGCTGTACCTGCCGAACCTGGAATTGAATTGCCTTGAGAGATTCGGTGCGTAATAAGGCCTGGATTTTTATTGTCACTTTATTCACTTTTTATTAATCGCGTGTTTCCGTGTTATTTCGTTACCCCGCAAGTACAGCGTAATGAACAAGAGCGAATGTGAATCCTTACTTATCTTTTCTTTGGTGTGAGTAACATCTCAATTGCTTTGCCAGTTGCAGCAAAGGCAAATGCACCAGTGACGTGAGTTGCTGCGCCAAGGCCTGTGCTGCAATCTAGATTCAGTGCTGCGTTGCTGATTAATGATGGTCGTATTCCACAGACGCTACCGTCAGCTTGTGGATATTTCACATTCTCCAATGAATACACTGCGGGCACACCAAAATAGCGTTTCGGATTCTTGGGAAAATGGAATTCGCTACGCAATTTCTTACGGATCAAAGCAAGCAGCGTATCGTGTTCCGTTCGAGAGATATCGCGTACCCGCACTAGAGTCGGTTCAGTACGTCCCCCTGCAGCACCAACGGTGATCAGGGGTTGTTTATGGCGCCGACAGGAAACGATAGTTTCAACTTTGATCCGAAAGCTGTCGCAAGCATCAATAATCAAATCGAAATTTTCCCCAAGCAGTGCTTCCATGTTGCTCCTTGCCAAAAATAACTCTGTTGCTGACACGTTGATCCTGGGATTAATTGCACGGCAACGTTCAGCCATTGCCTGCGCTTTGTTCCTTCCGTATTGACCTATCAGTGCAGGTAGCTGGCGATTGGTATTGGAGATACAGAGATCGTCTGCGTCAATCAAGCTCATGTACCCTATAGCCGAGCGTGCAAGTGCTTCGACAATCCACGAACCGACTCCACCTATTCCGATGACCGCCACACGACATGTCGACAGCCGTGCAACCGTGCCTAGGCCATATAGCCGATCGATACCGGAGAAGCGTTCGCCCCAGTGTTCATTCCTCATGTCATGTATTTCCTTGTCTTGTGTCTCTACCACTCGATTCCCCCTATAACGGGTGTTAAATATTTCTATAGATGTTTTTGAAAGGAGTAAGCTGCTCAGTTGCAGCTGTTGTCATAGAGCGTCTATGGAGTTGCACAGGTCTTTAATATGGATGCTGTTATGAGGCTTATTGCTGAGTGGAGAGCGCTCATTTCATGAGTTCTCTTCCTGGGAGAGGAGTTGCCACAACGCTCTACATTTCGGTCTTGGCCAATCTGTGCGTTCATTTTTCCTATCTCGATGGTGCTTGCCATGTGTCACCATCTACGGATTGATCGTTAGGGGGGATGGAGTACGTGTTGCCTATTGGGTGATGTAAAGCGGATGGCATACTAAAAGCAGCACCAATATGCTGTCCTGGATGTATAAATGCTTGCATATGATTTGATAGTGCTTTTCGGAAACAACTATCTAATTGGAAAAGTCCAGGGCATTGATACGGTGCTGGGGGAGTTGTGTAACTGTGCAATCATATCGATATCACGCTCTGTTTCGCTCGTGGCGCTAGGTCAGTTATACTCTGCGACGCTTGCTGATACAGGTAATGCATGAATGGCACGCTTCTTGACTGAGTCGACCGGCAGTGAAAGATGCACATGCATTGAGATGCTTAGGCCACTTTGACCTAACCGTTACCATCCGCCTTTTGCCATGATTTGCGTTATGTTCATCTCTTTGTGTGGAGGATCGTGGGGCGGCTAGGCCGTTTTATTTAATATGGAGAACTGACAATGAACATACGTATCCTCCCCTTTGCTCTGCTTGCAACTGTTACTGTAGCTGGTTGCAATACAGCTCGGCTTGGTTATGGCGGTGGGTATGGTGGGGGTTATAACCAACAGCGTTGCATTGACTGTGGTGTTGTGACTCGAATCAATGTTGTGCAGTCCAACCGCTCTGCTCCGACGGGTGTCGGTGCCGTGATCGGTGGCGTTGTCGGCGCAGTGGCTGGACGCCAGATCTCCAAGAAGACTGGAGGAAGTAAAGGTAATCAAAACATATCCACGTTGGGTGGGGCTGCTGCGGGTGCCTTAGCGGGCAGTACGATTCAGAACAATGTCACCAAAGATAGCTACGATATCCAGGTGCGTATGGACGATGGCCGTGTGATTGTGGTCAACCAAGCTGATTTGGGTGGTGTCACTGAGAAGGCTTACGTGCGCTTGGTTAGTGGTCGCGTGGTGTTGCGTTAATGCATACGCATGATTTACTGTGATGTTTGCAGATGGGAAATTCGCCGTTAAAGCAGTTTTAAGGAAAGCCCTCTGCAGAGGGCTTTCTTTTGTGTGTAATGAGCATAATTAAGGGGCATAGCTTTTAGACCATACAGTATAAATAATAGTTAAAAGAAGGATGATCACGGCTCATGTGGTTGCAATCGATTATATTTAACGGTTTGCATTCTTCTTTATTTAAGATTGCTTCATTTAAAGAATTCGTCCAATGAATTTTTGAATAATTAGCGGAAACCCAGCACTGGGGTCTCACTTCTCGAGTCTCTGATTACTTTATGGTTGTTCGTCGTCTCATGACTGCTCACCACTTCATAGCGATGTGGCATTCAGTATTGTTTTTATCGCTGTAATGTTTGTTCTGCTATGACATCATGGCATTGGATTGACAGACAGCGTGTTGAGATGACCAAGTTCTACCTGATTTCAATCACAATTGCTTGGTGACAGAAGCATTTACAGCTTGTCATACCTTGATTGGCATGGGTGAGACGGTAAGTTTGATTGAATATAAATATAAAACAGTTTTTTGAAATTTATGGTGGCGCTACTTAAGTTAAATTCTTTAATCTGACAATCTATCTTCAAAGATTACATTTTTTCTGGAGCTATTAATCGGATTGTTGAAAATGCTGTGTATTTATTTTTTCTGAATAACGCATATTTTCTTTCAAAGTAGCCAGAATGGCATTGTATTCATTAACACAGTAGTGTTCGATCTATTCCTACTTACTTTGTTAGTAGCCATGATAATGCTTTATTTCCGTAGTGTGCTGTTTTGCATAAGCCTGATGCAATCATTGTCTAAATGAAGTGGCAGGGAAGGGAGTATCAGGCGTGTGAATACAGCTACTAGATTCCATCCTTGCCTTAGCGGAGATGGTTATTGCTTTTATTCTTGACGGCTTAGGAGGACGCTATAGGACACGGATGTGAGTAAAAAGCACAAAAAGGCATCGTTCTGGAGTCCTTAGAACGATGCCTAATGCGGAGCTACTTGAGGGAGATCAGTTTGCTTTATGGATTGAGCGCTTGCTGACCGCCATAGCTGCGTCGTGGATTGCTTCCGATAAGGTTGGGTGGGCGTGGCAGATCCGTGCGAGATCGTCAGCTGAGCCACTAAATTCCATAGCCAATACCCCTTCATGTACCAATTCGGAGACGTTCACACCGATCAGATGTAAACCTAACACGCGATCAGTTTCTGCATGTGCTAGGACTTTCGCAAAACCAGATGGCTCGGCCATCGCAACGGCGCGACCGACTGCGGCGAACGGGAAGGATCCAGCTTTGTAAGGAATGTTGTCTGCTTTGAGTTCTTGCTCAGTCTTACCAACCCAGGCGATTTCCGGCTCTGTGTAGATGACCCATGGGATGGTTTCAAAGTTCACATGGCCTGGCAGGCCCGCGATCAATTCAGCTACTGCGATCCCCTCTTCGAAGCCTTTGTGAGCCAACATCGGGCCGCGTACACAGTCGCCAATGGCCCAGACACCGTCGACACCGGTATGACAGTGTTCGTCCACCACGATCTGGCCACGTTCGTTGAGCTGTACCCCCGTGCCATCTGCAAGCAATCCCTTGGTTGCGGCCTTGCGCCCGACAGCCACTAATAGTTTGTCGACAGTGAGTGTCTGCTTACCGGAGGCGTCAGTGTAGGTAACGATGACTTCTTTTTTGTTGTTTTTACTTGAAATTTCGGTTCGGGAGACCTTAGCGCCGAGTTTAATGTCCAGCCCCTGTTGCTTGAATTCCTTGGCGGCGGTTTTGGCGACATCGGCGTCAACTGCAGCTAGAAAGTTTGGCATTGCTTCAAGAATAGTGACTTCCGCACCTAGGCGTTTCCATACGCTGCCTAATTCCAGACCGATGACTCCGGCACCGATCACCGCCAAGCGTTTTGGGACTTTTGTAAAGTCCAGGGCACCGATATTGTCGACAATCGTTTCACCGTCGAACGTTGCAAATGGCAGTTCAACGGAATCCGAGCCTGATGCCAGGATCACGTTGGCGCCTTTCAGTTCGATGTTCTTACCCTCGTGTTGTTTCACTTTGACCACGTTGCCAGGTTGCAATTGGGCAAATCCATAGTAGGGAGTGATTTTGTTTGCTTTGAAGAGCATCGCAATGCCACCGGTGAACTGTTTCACGATTTTGTCTTTGCGGGCGATCATCGTGGCAATATCCATCTTGGCATCTTTGAAACTGATGCCATGTTCGTTGAATAGATGTCCCATGTTCCAGTACTGGCGGGAAGAGTCCAGCAGTGCTTTGGAAGGGATGCATCCCACGCGTAGACACGTGCCTCCAAGCGCTGGCTTACCGTCCTTGCCGAGTGCTGCATCGACGCAAGCGACCTTCAGACCCAGTTGGGCGGCGCGGATTGCAGCGTGATAGCCAGCTGGACCGGCTCCGATAACAACGACGTCGTAATGTTCACTCATTGCTGTTTTCCTGTTCTTGTTTGATTGCAACGTCAATCAATGAGTAGTTATCTTGACCGCTTTTTATTTTGTCTATGTATTATTGGCATTCTTTTTTACTCATTCGTGGATAAATGCCGCATAGATCATTTGCTTGCCGTCGATAAATGGATTTTTTTGTATCACTCTCATTGGGATGTCGCTGCTTGAAATAAATGTCTTCCAACTGGTGGTAGCCAGTACATTGACGCAGTAAGTACACCAGATTTTTTCGCAGATAGTCGTTTTCAATCTTGAGTCGATCTAAGTCGTCTCTCAATTTTTCCTTTGCTTCGCTTTCACGTGAGACTTTGATATGACCAAAGGTATTGATGATTGCGGCGACGACGGTTGCTATCGCGATGACTGTCGTACTTATAAGAGCGATCAATGTTGCATCCATGTGTGAATCTCTTCCTTATAAGCCGAACAGCATCCGCCCGGGGTCTTCCAATTGATTTTTGATGTCCACCAAGAATTGAACCGAATCTTTGCCATCAATGATGCGGTGATCATATGACAGTGCCACGTACATCATTGGCGCAATCACAATGTTGCCGTTCTCAGCAATGGGGCGCTCTTTGATGGTATGCATCCCTAAAATCGCGCTTTGTGGCGGGTTAACGATTGGAGTCGAGAGCAATGAGCCAAAGGTGCCACCGTTGGTGACGGTGAAGGTGCCTCCCTGCAACTCTTCTAGACTTAATTTGCCGTCGCGTGCCTTCTTGGCGTAATCGGCGATGCGATGCTCAATGTCGGCGAAAGACATCCGTTCGACGTTGCGCAGTACTGGCGTGACTAAGCCTTTATCGGTGGATACCGCGATCGAAATATCGCTATATCCGTGGTAAATGATGTCTGTACCGTCAATTGATGCGTTGACCAAGGGGAAGCGCTGTAGTGCATTGGCGGCGGCTTTCACGAAAAAGCTCATGAAGCCCAATTTGATACCGTGGGCTTTCTGGAATTCTTCCTGTAGCTCTTTGCGTATGTTTGAGACTTTGGCCAGGTTGATTTCATTAAAGGTGGTCAGCATCGCAGTGGAGTTCTTCGACTGCATGAGGCGTTCGGCGATGCGTTGCCGGATACGGGTCATTGGGATGCGTTCTTCTAAACGCGTACCGCTGGCGCGGGCGGCTCCATTTTGCTTAGCAAAGTTGATGATATCTTCTTTGGTGACAGCACCACGGCGCCCACTTCCTTCGATCTGGGCTGGGTCAATACCTTCGGTCGTTGCCGTGAAACGAGCACCTGGAGGCAGACTGTCAACGTTGGATTTGGCGGCTGGAGCGGATACAGCAACCGGTTTCTGATCAATCACCTGAGAGGGTGCTGGAGAGGGTGCAGTAACGATGCTGCCTTCTTCAATGATTGCCAGAACTTGATTACTGGTGACAGTACTGCCGGCGTCGAATTTGATTTCTTTCAAGACGCCGTCGACAGGGGAGGGGACTTCCAATACAACTTTGTCGGTCTCCAGGTCGACGATGTTCTCATCGCGTTTGACAATCTCACCGGCTTTTTTGTGCCAGCTGGCAATGGTGGCGTCTGAAACGGATTCAGGTAATACCGGGACTTTAACTTCGGTGCTCATTCTGGATGTGTCCTAGGGATTCTTGTTCTTGTGAAGAATGATTATTCAGCGACATGATTGTTGAACGGATTCAACAGTGCATCGGCAACGAGGCTTTCTTGCTCGGCCATATGTTCTGCCATGTGCCCAACGGCTGGAGATGGAGAACTTGAGCGGCCGGCATAGTGAAGCCTCTGAGCATGTGCCAATACGGCTTGTAGGTGATGCTTGATTTGGTACCACGCACCTTGGTTTTGCGGCTCTTCCTGGCACCAAACGACATCGGTAGCCTTGTTGAAGCGTTTTAGTTCGCTGGCCAGCAACGCACGCGGGAACGGATACAACTGCTCGATACGTATGATGGCTACGTCGTTTTGGCTTCGTTTCTGCTGGTTTTCGAATAGGTCGTAATAGACCTTGCCGGCACACATAACGATGCGCTTGACGTGTTTAGGGTCAGCTGCATCGTCTGGGATGATGTGTTGGAACTTACCGTTAGCCAGTTCGTCCAAAGTGGAGACTGCCAGTTTGTGGCGTAGCAGTGATTTAGGCGTCATGACGATCAGCGGTTTCCGCGTGGACATGCGCATCTGTCGACGGATCATGTGAAATGCTTGCGCTGGAGTGGTGGGCACGCAGACCAGCATATTTTCCAGTGCGCACAATTGCAGGAAACGTTCTAAACGTGCGGAACTATGTTCCGGACCTTGGCCCTCATAACCGTGCGGTAAGAATAGCGACAGGCCGCTAATTCGCCCCCATTTGACCTCACCGGCAGCGATGAATTGATCAATGACCACTTGTGCACCGTTGGCAAAATCGCCGAACTGGGCTTCCCAGATACACAGCGTGTTGGGATCGGTGGTCGAGTAACCATACTCAAAGCCCATAACGGCTTCCTCGCTGAGCAGCGAGTCGATTACCGTCGCATCGTCCGGGTTGCTGACCAGTTGGTGCAGCGGCAGATAATAGCTGTCGGTTTTTTGATCGTGCAGGATGGCGTGGCGGTGGAAAAAGGTGCCGCGTCCGGCGTCTTGGCCGACCAAGCGTAGCTTGTGGCCTTCAGCCAGCAACGTGGCATAGGCCAGATTTTCGGCAAAGCCCCAGTCACACGGCTGTTCGCCAGCAGCCATTTTGATGCGGTCTTCATAAATCTTGGCGACACGTGGGTGCAATTCCACAGTGGGTGGAATGGTATTGATGAGTGCGGCCAACTTGTTCAGCGTCTGACGCTTCACGCTGGTCTTGACCGTATCCTCCAGTTTTCCGGACAGGTACTTGGACCAGTCGATGACGAATTCATCCGTGTGTTTGCTTGCAAGCTCAGTGGTGAACTTGCCTGAGTCCAGTTTGGCTCTGTAGTCATCTACCATTGCTTTGGCTTCGCCTGCAGCAATGACGCCTTCGCCCTCTAGCTTGGTTGCGTAAAGCTCGCGGGTGGTTTTGTGCTTCCGGATGGTCTGGTACATCACTGGTTGCGTTGCAGCCGGTTCATCTGCCTCATTGTGTCCCCAGCGGCGGTAGCACACTAGATCAATGACTACGTCTTTTTTGAATTGCTGGCGGAATTCGTAGGCCAGTTGCGCTACGAAAACGACGGCGTCTGGATCGTCACCGTTAACGTGGAACACTGGTGCACCGATCATTTTGGCGACATCAGTGCAGTATGGAGTGGAGCGAGCGTCATCCCGCGCACTTGTGGTGAAGCCGATTTGATTATTAATGATCACATGCAGAGTGCCGCCCACTGCGAAGCCACGTGCCTGCGACATCTGGAGCAGTTCCATGACCACACCTTGGCCGGCGAATGCAGCGTCGCCATGGATCAGGATTGGTAGCACGGTTTTGCGTTCTGTGTCCCCGAAGCGCTCTTGACGCGAACGTACTGACCCTGCAACGACTGGATCAACGATTTCAAGGTGCGATGGATTGAAGGCGAGTGCCAAATGTACTTGCTTGCCATCGCTGACGGCGATGTCAGCTGAGAAGCCCATATGGTATTTCACGTCACCGGTGTGAGCGCGGTCGTGATGGGCGTGCTCGAACTTGCCCTCGAACTCGTCGAACAATTTGCGTGGATTTTTGCCCAACGTGTTGACCAGCACGTTTAGTCGGCCGCGGTGGGCCATACCGACCACGATATCCTTGACATCATTGTTGCCGGCTTGACGCACCAAGGTGTCCATCAACGGAATCAATGCATCACCTCCCTCCAGAGAGAAGCGCTTCTGTCCTACATATTTCGTATGCAGATAACGTTCCAGGCCCTCTGCGGCGGTCAGACGCTCGAGGATGCGTTTGCGGTTGGTCGCGTTACTAGCAATTTTGCCGCCGACATTTTCCAGACGTCGATAGATCCACTGGCGCTGTTCGAATTCAGAGATATGCATGAATTCTGTGCCGATAGTATCGGTATAGGTTGCTTTTAAGTGTGCGAGCAGATTGCGTAGCTTCATCCGTGGCTGGCCACCGATGCCACCCGTGCTAAATTCATTATCGAGATCGGCTTGCGATAGATTATGAAATGGCAGATCTAGATCAGGTGGGTTACTCGGCGGAGTCAGCCCCAGTGGATCGATTCGGGCACCAAGATGGCCACGTGAGCGATAAGCAGTGATGAGACGGCCGATGTTGCGTTCCCGTTCGTCGCTTGGGCCCTGCTTGACACTTTGCTTGGCTGTGTCGGTGATATGAGCGATGACCGCCGAGTGTGGGATGTCACCTGCATCACGTCCCTTAAAACCGTCGAAGTAAGCTTTCCACTTGGGATCGACGCTATTGGGCAAGACAAGGCATTGCTCGTAAAGATCTTCAATGTAGGCGGCATTGCCGCCGGCCAGAGGAGAGGATTGGGTAAACTGCTTGATTAGATTGTCCACGATGCTTAGTCGGGTCGATGGGGGTTGGCTACGTCTGCAATGCAAGGATATGTCTAATCGACGTCCTAGAGTCACTGAACTGAATTATAACCCTATGAATCCTTAAGGAGGTGGTAATTGCACGTTCCTCCAATGGATTTTATCCATTGCTGAGGTGCTCAGAGCAAGTGCAACGTGCACCTGCTGGGGTTTGTTGCGATGTCATTCGTGGTGAGCGACGCTGCATGATCGCTTCGATGCTTGTCTAACGATGTTCTGCACACAGCGCTTGTGTGATGGTACGACGCGGAATGTGTGTCGATGTGATTGATCAACGAGGGTGCGTTTTGCACCTTGATGTGTAAGCCTTCTTGCGTGCTTTTTCTCAAATTAGAATTAATCTGCTTCCGGTAAAGACATGCTTTGCAGCTACGTTATTTGTCTTGTGTCAGCATTCTATAGGAACAGTACAAATCGACTCTGTATTCTGTTGTGCAATGCGATTTGCTCTGCAAGCGCTGTTTATTTCAATGTGCCTGAACAGATGTTTGAAGAGAGGAGGCTTGCATGACCGCAGCCTCAATTTAGAGTGACGGTATCGTTGCTACATATAAACCAACGGATGACGCAATGTATCCGGTAACGAAGATGCCACCCCATTTAAATGCTCACGGATCCTAGCAAGAAAGTCTGAGTATTACATCACTTTAGTATGTTCATACTGGATCTCCCATGAGGGCAATTTTCCTGCTGTTGTTGTTCATCGCCTCATATTAAAGTATTTCCGCAAACGGCATCGCACAGCAGCTCGTATTTATCTTTGGACGCGTGATCCAAACGCATGGATGGCCAGGCTGAAGAAGTGTGTTGTTGGAAATTGTGCTGCCATGTTTCCATGCTGGAGACAGTCTGTTATTGAAGTTACTGTGGGGATGCTTGAGTGCTGATCGCCGATTATTTCTGAGTTCTTAGTCGTCTGCGCGTCCATCCCCACGATGGTTAATTCAATCATGGAGGTGTTGGATTTACGTCGTTTCTGCCATCGCAACGTGCAGCTTCTATCAATACCATTCCGCCGGTTATACACAGTGTTTTGTGTGGGGATGCAGGACTCTTCATGTACAGGGTTGTGATCGTGCCACGATACATTAACTATATCGTGGCACTCCTCATCGCTGTGCTTCAGCAGTGTGCTAAGCCATCATTGGGCATATGGATATCAATCAGTCTTCGGGACAGGGTGTCGCGGAGGAGGCTTCCTTGTTGCTTGCGTCGTTGTCCAGAGTGTTGTCATCAAGTTGGTAGTGGCCTTGCCCCACGAGATCGAATAATGCGGCGCGGCCGCGTTCGGAGAGTGCTGTGTAAACGTGGATGTCGATGCGTTCGGCGGCGGCCAAGCGTTGTGCATCCTGAGATGTAAGTGTGAATTCCAGGCCACTACAGAACAATGTGGCATCGCGGCTGGCACGGCGCCAAGCGGTACGCGACCACGGATGACGTATGAGTTCACTACCGCTGGCAAGGGCATGTTCTAACGTCTCACGCTGTGGTGTTGTCGTGTAAGGCACGATCGTGTTGGAGCTGCGGTAAGTGGTGATGAAACGGCCGAACCAATTGCCGAGTTGCTCCGGATCCTCGTGCATCCTCAATGCATTCAGAGCAGCGATCGCACGATCCATCGCGGCGGCGTCGATTTCGTAGGGGTCCTCGGGTCGTGTGAGGTCTGCATCTTGGTAACGTACTGCCTCGTCCGCCTCACTGATGAGTGTGTCCAGCCAGTCGCTAATTAACTCGGCTGAAGATGGAG encodes:
- the lpdA gene encoding dihydrolipoyl dehydrogenase, which translates into the protein MSEHYDVVVIGAGPAGYHAAIRAAQLGLKVACVDAALGKDGKPALGGTCLRVGCIPSKALLDSSRQYWNMGHLFNEHGISFKDAKMDIATMIARKDKIVKQFTGGIAMLFKANKITPYYGFAQLQPGNVVKVKQHEGKNIELKGANVILASGSDSVELPFATFDGETIVDNIGALDFTKVPKRLAVIGAGVIGLELGSVWKRLGAEVTILEAMPNFLAAVDADVAKTAAKEFKQQGLDIKLGAKVSRTEISSKNNKKEVIVTYTDASGKQTLTVDKLLVAVGRKAATKGLLADGTGVQLNERGQIVVDEHCHTGVDGVWAIGDCVRGPMLAHKGFEEGIAVAELIAGLPGHVNFETIPWVIYTEPEIAWVGKTEQELKADNIPYKAGSFPFAAVGRAVAMAEPSGFAKVLAHAETDRVLGLHLIGVNVSELVHEGVLAMEFSGSADDLARICHAHPTLSEAIHDAAMAVSKRSIHKAN
- the sucB gene encoding dihydrolipoyllysine-residue succinyltransferase, yielding MSTEVKVPVLPESVSDATIASWHKKAGEIVKRDENIVDLETDKVVLEVPSPVDGVLKEIKFDAGSTVTSNQVLAIIEEGSIVTAPSPAPSQVIDQKPVAVSAPAAKSNVDSLPPGARFTATTEGIDPAQIEGSGRRGAVTKEDIINFAKQNGAARASGTRLEERIPMTRIRQRIAERLMQSKNSTAMLTTFNEINLAKVSNIRKELQEEFQKAHGIKLGFMSFFVKAAANALQRFPLVNASIDGTDIIYHGYSDISIAVSTDKGLVTPVLRNVERMSFADIEHRIADYAKKARDGKLSLEELQGGTFTVTNGGTFGSLLSTPIVNPPQSAILGMHTIKERPIAENGNIVIAPMMYVALSYDHRIIDGKDSVQFLVDIKNQLEDPGRMLFGL
- a CDS encoding Blp family class II bacteriocin; the protein is MSRVMRELTYEEALKVDGQGGAAAAFLEGAGAGALAGHFVGGPVGCAFGALIGGGICAALYFL
- a CDS encoding tRNA threonylcarbamoyladenosine dehydratase, producing MRNEHWGERFSGIDRLYGLGTVARLSTCRVAVIGIGGVGSWIVEALARSAIGYMSLIDADDLCISNTNRQLPALIGQYGRNKAQAMAERCRAINPRINVSATELFLARSNMEALLGENFDLIIDACDSFRIKVETIVSCRRHKQPLITVGAAGGRTEPTLVRVRDISRTEHDTLLALIRKKLRSEFHFPKNPKRYFGVPAVYSLENVKYPQADGSVCGIRPSLISNAALNLDCSTGLGAATHVTGAFAFAATGKAIEMLLTPKKR
- a CDS encoding 2-oxoglutarate dehydrogenase E1 component, with the protein product MDNLIKQFTQSSPLAGGNAAYIEDLYEQCLVLPNSVDPKWKAYFDGFKGRDAGDIPHSAVIAHITDTAKQSVKQGPSDERERNIGRLITAYRSRGHLGARIDPLGLTPPSNPPDLDLPFHNLSQADLDNEFSTGGIGGQPRMKLRNLLAHLKATYTDTIGTEFMHISEFEQRQWIYRRLENVGGKIASNATNRKRILERLTAAEGLERYLHTKYVGQKRFSLEGGDALIPLMDTLVRQAGNNDVKDIVVGMAHRGRLNVLVNTLGKNPRKLFDEFEGKFEHAHHDRAHTGDVKYHMGFSADIAVSDGKQVHLALAFNPSHLEIVDPVVAGSVRSRQERFGDTERKTVLPILIHGDAAFAGQGVVMELLQMSQARGFAVGGTLHVIINNQIGFTTSARDDARSTPYCTDVAKMIGAPVFHVNGDDPDAVVFVAQLAYEFRQQFKKDVVIDLVCYRRWGHNEADEPAATQPVMYQTIRKHKTTRELYATKLEGEGVIAAGEAKAMVDDYRAKLDSGKFTTELASKHTDEFVIDWSKYLSGKLEDTVKTSVKRQTLNKLAALINTIPPTVELHPRVAKIYEDRIKMAAGEQPCDWGFAENLAYATLLAEGHKLRLVGQDAGRGTFFHRHAILHDQKTDSYYLPLHQLVSNPDDATVIDSLLSEEAVMGFEYGYSTTDPNTLCIWEAQFGDFANGAQVVIDQFIAAGEVKWGRISGLSLFLPHGYEGQGPEHSSARLERFLQLCALENMLVCVPTTPAQAFHMIRRQMRMSTRKPLIVMTPKSLLRHKLAVSTLDELANGKFQHIIPDDAADPKHVKRIVMCAGKVYYDLFENQQKRSQNDVAIIRIEQLYPFPRALLASELKRFNKATDVVWCQEEPQNQGAWYQIKHHLQAVLAHAQRLHYAGRSSSPSPAVGHMAEHMAEQESLVADALLNPFNNHVAE
- a CDS encoding glycine zipper 2TM domain-containing protein, encoding MNIRILPFALLATVTVAGCNTARLGYGGGYGGGYNQQRCIDCGVVTRINVVQSNRSAPTGVGAVIGGVVGAVAGRQISKKTGGSKGNQNISTLGGAAAGALAGSTIQNNVTKDSYDIQVRMDDGRVIVVNQADLGGVTEKAYVRLVSGRVVLR